In Zingiber officinale cultivar Zhangliang chromosome 3B, Zo_v1.1, whole genome shotgun sequence, a single window of DNA contains:
- the LOC122055106 gene encoding WD repeat-containing protein 48-like, which yields MHRVASSNNTSGSDRPPQKEKRLSYVLNDGDDKKHCAGVNCVVVSKPSVSDGHDYVFTGSRDGTLKRWVVTDDEASCSATFESHVDWVNDAVLAGDVLVSCSSDTTIKTWNSSSNGVCTGTLRQHSDYVMCLATSRQRSNIVASAALGGEVFIWDLNAAHSPITSPIDTAEEMMPSLCGCKASDDILIHNTQSHGHNPVIVEGHKKSSIYSLAMSDNGNVLVSGGTEKVIRVWDARTGSKNMKLKGHSDNIRALLLDSTGRFCLSGSSDKLICLWDLGQQRCVHSYVVHKDSVFALASTPEFTHVYSGGRDQSLYLTDLSTRESILLYKKEDPILRMALCDDSIWVATTDSSVDRLPAEGNNLQRMLKNGASFIARSLSFTRSRNSSEGPAPVTLYKSPSLTIPGKPRILQYEILNSRRHILTKDTSGSVKLWEITNGLVIEDYGKVSFEKKKKELFEKASIPAWFTVDNRLGCLSIHLDNPQCFSAEMNAIELNSEAAQDDAKINLAEETLSGLLAHWKAKRMKRMESQASSNTDIEQENNTLMVHPSFEFSSNSPPSIVTQGSEGGYWRRRNTNLDGTKDEKDLPWWCIDCILNGNQSQREVTK from the exons ATGCATCGTGTGGCAAGTTCCAACAACACATCTGGTTCAGATCGTCCTCCTCAAAAAGAGAAACGCTTATCATATGTGTTGAATGATGGAGATGATAAAAAG CATTGTGCAGGCGTTAATTGTGTAGTTGTGTCAAAACCATCAGTTTCAGATGGCCATGACTATGTTTTCACCGGCAGTCGAGATGGAACATTGAAGAGATGGGTTGTAACGGATGATGAAGCGAGTTGTTCAGCAACATTCGAATCGCATGTAGATTGG GTAAATGATGCAGTTTTGGCTGGCGATGTGCTTGTTTCTTGTTCTTCAGACACCACAATCAAG ACATGGAATTCCTCGTCTAATGGTGTTTGCACTGGGACTCTCCGTCAGCATTCCGACTACGTTATGTGTCTCGCAACAAGTCGACAAAGA AGCAACATAGTTGCCTCAGCTGCGCTTGGTGGTGAAGTTTTCATATGGGACCTTAATGCAGCTCATTCGCCGATCACTAGCCCTATTGACACAGCTGAAGAAATGATGCCAAGTCTATGTGGATGCAAAGCTAGCGATGACATTCTGATCCACAACACCCAATCTCATGGGCACAATCCCGTTATTGTGGAGGGACACAAGAAGTCATCAATATATTCTTTGGCCATGAGTGATAATGGGAATGTGCTTGTATCTGGAGGAACTGAAAAG GTAATACGTGTTTGGGATGCAAGAACAGGGTCCAAGAATATGAAACTTAAAGGCCACAGTGACAACATTAGGGCTCTGCTTCTTGATTCTACAGGAAG aTTTTGCCTGTCAGGATCATCTGATAAATTGATTTG CCTATGGGATCTTGGTCAACAGCGCTGTGTGCATTCTTATGTTGTGCACAAAGATTCAGTCTTCGCACTTGCTTCTACTCCAGAATTCACCCATGTTTATAGTGGTGGTAGAGACCAATCT TTATACTTGACAGATTTGTCGACAAGAGAGAGCATTTTGCTTTACAAAAAAGAAGATCCAATTTTACGAATGGCCTTATGCGATGATAGTATTTGGGTTGCGACAACAGATTCATCAGTAGACAGGCTGCCAGCTGAAGGAAACAACCTTCAAAGAATGTTAAAAAATGGTGCTTCTTTCATAGCCAGAAGCTTGTCATTTACAAGGTCAAGAAATTCTTCAGAAGGACCTGCACCC GTTACTTTATACAAATCACCATCTTTAACAATTCCAGGAAAGCCAAGAATTCTACAGTATGAAATTTTAAATAGTAGAAGGCATATATTGACCAAG GATACTTCAGGTTCAGTTAAGTTATGGGAGATTACCAATGGGCTCGTCATTGAGGATTATGGAAAG GTTTCgtttgaaaagaaaaagaaagagctaTTTGAAAAG GCAAGCATACCAGCATGGTTTACCGTGGATAATCGACTAGGTTGCCTATCGATTCACTTAGATAATCCTCAATGTTTCTCAGCAGAGATGAATGCTATTGAATTAAATTCAGAAGCGGCACAAGATGATGCAAAG ATAAATCTAGCTGAGGAGACGCTTAGTGGTCTATTGGCACATTGGAAGGCTAAACGAATGAAGAGGATGGAATCTCAAGCTTCATCTAATACCGATATTGAACAAGAGAATAACACTCTCATGGTGCACCCTTCTTTTGAGTTTtcttcaaactcacctccatcaATAGTTACACAGGGTTCAGAAGGAGGTTATTGGAGAAGAAGGAATACAAACTTAGATGGTACAAAAGATGAGAAAGATCTACCTTGGTGGTGTATAGATTGTATTCTAAATGGTAATCAATCTcaaagagaagttaccaaataa